Proteins encoded by one window of Arachis hypogaea cultivar Tifrunner chromosome 1, arahy.Tifrunner.gnm2.J5K5, whole genome shotgun sequence:
- the LOC112790007 gene encoding transcription factor MYB97-like produces the protein MMENINKDAENDANSFTAMRGSMEAGDGCCGDSGGATAAGDEVALKKGPWTAAEDAILVDYVTKHGEGNWNAVQRNTKLARCGKSCRLRWANHLRPNLKKGAFSPEEEKLIIELHAQFGNKWARMAALLPGRTDNEIKNYWNTRVKRRQRQGLPLYSDDPDRPTISSTPTTPITHLGTNFINNSPTSKFEFLHHQSYLHSPSPHHHHHLNHSPLTSPLHRAPSYSPLSSSSLHTPLSTPISSSPLSFTFHRPAPLLCNPLRFKRYRSTSTVNPTTPTTPTHLSDLDNGFRFPVHLNSSSSSSFSHFFQNPSLLDPERNMVCSTSPSNFLSKIELPSNQFSLSSQPHQIEPSEFKLDDVEYNNDPNCLNTSNGLVGDILSEAQTMASSHQNFKKRSYFGLNEGQDEAFEGCQSFDDSVLSSLYWSSSSGLKPKEEATNLEKSMNEDLSTLLPVMPSTLQCQQNWQHNNTTEVSNNVQSSCLMTDDNFGLDIKPVASLFPLNNATNHDNNNNNTGCYSWDNLSGLC, from the exons ATGATGGAAAATATTAATAAAGATGCAGAGAACGATGCAAACAGTTTCACTGCAATGAGGGGAAGCATGGAAGCAGGTGACGGCTGCTGTGGCGATAGCGGTGGTGCGACAGCGGCGGGAGATGAGGTGGCTTTGAAAAAAGGTCCTTGGACAGCCGCAGAGGATGCAATTTTAGTTGATTACGTAACGAAACACGGTGAAGGGAACTGGAACGCCGTACAAAGAAACACAAAGTTGGCTCGATGTGGAAAGAGTTGTCGGCTAAGATGGGCTAACCATTTGAGACCAAATTTGAAGAAAGGTGCTTTCTCCCctgaagaagaaaagctcatcaTTGAACTCCATGCTCAATTTGGAAACAAATGGGCTCGAATGGCTGCATTG TTGCCCGGAAGAACTGACAACGAAATAAAGAATTATTGGAACACAAGGGTGAAGCGGAGGCAAAGGCAAGGGCTTCCTCTGTACTCAGATGACCCTGATCGTCCGACTATATCAAGCACACCCACCACCCCTATAACTCATCTAGGAACAAACTTCATCAACAATTCTCCCACAAGCAAGTTTGAGTTTCTCCACCACCAAAGTTATCTTCATTCTCCATCTCCGCATCATCACCACCACCTCAACCATTCTCCTTTAACATCACCACTTCACAGAGCTCCGTCTTATTCCCCTTTATCCTCTTCATCACTTCACACACCACTCTCCACTCCCATTTCATCTTCACCTCTCTCCTTCACCTTCCATAGACCTGCACCCTTGTTGTGCAACCCTCTTCGCTTTAAGCGTTACCGTTCAACTTCAACTGTGAATCCAACCACACCAACCACGCCAACCCACTTATCTGATCTTGATAATGGGTTTAGGTTCCCAGTTCAtctcaactcttcttcttcttcttctttctcccatTTCTTTCAGAACCCATCCTTGTTGGATCCTGAAAGAAACATGGTATGTTCGACTTCTCCTTCTAATTTCCTAAGCAAGATAGAGCTCCCTTCAAACCAATTTTCATTGTCATCGCAACCGCACCAAATAGAGCCATCAGAGTTTAAACTAGATGATGTTGAGTATAATAATGACCCTAACTGTTTAAATACAAGTAATGGGTTGGTTGGGGATATTCTATCTGAAGCTCAAACCATGGCTTCTAGTCATCAGAATTTTAAAAAGCGAAGCTACTTCGGCTTGAATGAAGGGCAAGATGAGGCTTTTGAGGGTTGCCAAAGCTTTGATGACTCGGTTCTTAGTTCTCTTTATTGGTCTTCTAGTTCAG GACTAAAACCAAAGGAAGAAGCAACAAACTTAGAGAAATCCATGAATGAGGACTTGTCAACATTGCTCCCTGTAATGCCTTCAACCTTACAATGCCAACAGAATTGGCAGCATAATAATACAACAGAAGTCTCAAATAATGTCCAATCTTCTTGTCTTATGACAGACGACAATTTTGGACTTGATATAAAGCCTGTAGCTTCATTATTTCCTCTCAACAATGCAACTAaccatgataataataataataacacagGATGTTACTCATGGGACAATTTATCTGGGCTATGTTGA
- the LOC112710941 gene encoding uncharacterized protein, which yields MENMNKDAENDANSFTAMGKCVGDGGNNSGGEDGGGATATGEVALKKGPWTTIEDAILVDYVTKHGEGNWNAVQRNTGLARCGKSCRLRWTNHLRPNLKKGAFSPEEEKLIIEFHSQFGNKWARMAALLPGRTDNEIKNYWNTRVKRRQRQGLPLYSDDPNRSITTSTPTTNVTYVGENFTNNAPITMFEFIKQSYPHSPSPRHHSPLTSPLQHRASSYSHMLSPLSSPAHSPLSSPATSLPLSFTFQRPAPLLYNPLSFKRYRSTPSCNPNTSPMMNNPTHLSDIDNGFQFPMQLNSSSFSHFFQNPTLLDLERSGSSLTSSPSNAQSKMQLLSNQIPLSLQTQQMEPLEVNYDIEYNNDPNSLSASNRLFGDFLSETQPSTSGHQILKKRNYLGLDERDNNVFDCCQSFDDSPLSSLYGSSNPVLKQKEEATNLNQSMNEDLSTFLTVVPSIMQDQQNWQYNYSTEVSDNVQSSHVIIDDNFGFDIKPKPSLFPLSIATNHNDNRGCYTWDNLSSQC from the exons ATGGAAAACATGAATAAGGATGCAGAGAATGATGCAAACAGTTTCACTGCAATGGGGAAATGCGTGGGAGATGGTGGCAATAATAGTGGTGGCGAAGACGGTGGTGGGGCGACAGCGACAGGCGAGGTGGCTTTGAAAAAGGGTCCTTGGACGACAATAGAAGATGCAATTCTAGTTGATTACGTGACAAAGCACGGTGAAGGAAATTGGAATGCAGTGCAAAGGAACACAGGGTTGGCTCGATGTGGAAAAAGTTGCAGGCTGAGATGGACAAACCATTTGAGACCAAATCTGAAGAAAGGTGCTTTCTCACctgaagaagaaaagctcatcaTTGAATTCCATTCTCAGTTTGGCAACAAATGGGCTCGAATGGCTGCTTTG TTGCCTGGAAGAACTGACaacgaaataaaaaattattggaaCACAAGGGTGAAGAGAAGGCAAAGGCAAGGTCTTCCTCTATACTCAGATGACCCTAATCGTTCCATTACTACAAGTACACCCACCACCAATGTAACCTATGTCGGTGAAAACTTCACCAACAACGCTCCCATAACCATGTTCGAGTTTATCAAACAGAGTTATCCTCATTCTCCATCTCCACGACATCATTCTCCTTTAACTTCTCCGCTACAACACAGGGCATCATCCTATTCTCATATGCTTTCCCCTCTATCCTCTCCAGCTCACTCCCCATTGTCCTCACCTGCAACTTCTTTGCCTCTCTCCTTCACCTTCCAGAGACCTGCACCATTGTTGTACAACCCTCTTAGCTTCAAGCGTTACCGCTCAACCCCAAGTTGTAACCCTAATACCTCCCCTATGATGAATAATCCAACCCACTTATCTGACATTGATAATGGGTTCCAATTCCCAATGCAGCTCAATTCGTCTTCTTTCTCCCACTTCTTTCAAAATCCGAcgttgttggatcttgaaagaagtGGGTCCTCGTTGACGTCTTCTCCATCTAATGCTCAAAGCAAGATGCAACTTCTTTCGAATCAAATTCCGTTGTCGTTGCAAACGCAACAAATGGAGCCATTGGAAGTTAATTACGATATTGAGTACAATAATGACCCTAATTCTTTGAGTGCAAGTAATAGGTTGTTTGGGGATTTTCTATCAGAAACTCAACCCTCGACTTCTGGCCATCAGATTTTAAAGAAACGAAATTATCTGGGCTTAGATGAACGAGACAATAATGTGTTTGATTGCTGCCAAAGCTTTGATGACTCTCCTCTTAGCTCCCTTTATGGCTCTTCTAATCCAG TACTAAAACAGAAGGAAGAAGCAACTAACCTAAACCAATCCATGAATGAGGATTTATCAACATTTCTCACTGTAGTGCCTTCAATCATGCAAGACCAGCAAAATTGGCAATATAATTATTCAACAGAAGTTTCCGATAATGTCCAATCTTCTCATGTCATCATAGATGACAATTTTGGATTTGATATCAAGCCCAAACCTTCATTGTTTCCTCTTAGTATTGCTACAAACCATAATGATAATAGAGGATGTTACACATGGGATAATTTATCTAGCCAATGTTAa